In a genomic window of Amphiprion ocellaris isolate individual 3 ecotype Okinawa chromosome 11, ASM2253959v1, whole genome shotgun sequence:
- the si:ch211-214p13.3 gene encoding nectin-3-like protein isoform X2 translates to MAHTILLLLLLFHQVREIKALQVIGGNTTVVQDGKAVLPCILIETQESLTQISWQRKTREKPRNNNFYTILPTTGPQFFNGEDKRFTFIGDFKGNNGTLLLSNVTLMDEGIYTCIFTLFPSGSHKTEIPLNVLVPPVTSLESNTPTVGDDEVSFATCTAAVSRPPAEVKWITGTLGEKVRVTTSPTQYANGTTTTVSSLVGVPTIEINNQSVPCVVTSAALSEEKTLPFTIQVHFPPVEVNIVKTSPNTFECEAKANPPANFTWRRSGESLSQSSVRVDGAKLHFLSWTPDLNGLYECEARNQHGKNNHKLYIEVVVVKDMYNSEGRRGAHSRPRKFLECN, encoded by the exons ATGGCGCACACgattctactgctgctgctgctgtttcaccaGGTTAGAGAAATAAAAG CACTCCAGGTGATTGGTGGGAACACAACTGTGGTTCAAGATGGAAAAGCTGTTCTACCCTGCATACTTATTGAAACTCAGGAGTCCCTCACTCAGATTTCATGGCAGAGGAAGACCAGAGAAAAACCTCGGAACAACAACTTCTATACTATCCTACCCACAACTGGACCACAGTTTTTCAATGGAGAGGacaaaagatttacattcattgGGGATTTCAAAGGCAACAATGGAACTCTTCTTTTATCCAACGTGACCTTGATGGATGAAGGGATCTACACGTGCATCTTCACGTTGTTCCCCAGTGGCAGTCACAAGACGGAGATACCTCTAAACGTGCTTG TGCCTCCAGTGACCAGTCTGGAGTCTAATACTCCCACTGTGGGTGATGACGAGGTGTCCTTTGCTACCTGCACTGCTGCTGTCTCCAGGCCTCCTGCAGAAGTgaagtggatcactggtactcTTGGAGAAAAAGTACGTGTGACAACCAGCCCCACCCAGTATGCCAACGGTACGACTACCACCGTCAGCTCACTGGTCGGTGTGCCTACCATAGAAATCAACAATCAATCAGTCCCGTGTGTCGTCACCAGTGCAGCCCTGTCGGAAGAAAAAACTCTGCCCTTCACCATCCAGGTCCACT TTCCCCCCGTGGAAGTGAACATCGTTAAAACATCACCAAACACATTTGAATGCGAGGCTAAAGCAAACCCTCCAGCAAATTTTACCTGGAGAAG ATCCGGCGAGTCTTTGTCTCAGTCTTCTGTCAGAGTAGATGGTGCAAAACTACACTTTTTGAGCTGGACCCCTGATCTGAATGGCCTCTATGAATGCGAAGCACGGAACcaacatggaaaaaataatcataaGCTCTATATTGAGGTTGTTGTGGTAAAAG ACATGTACAACTCAGAGGGCCGACGAGGAGCACATTCCAGACCAAGGAAATTCTTGGAATGCAACTAG
- the si:ch211-214p13.3 gene encoding nectin-3-like protein isoform X1 → MAHTILLLLLLFHQVREIKALQVIGGNTTVVQDGKAVLPCILIETQESLTQISWQRKTREKPRNNNFYTILPTTGPQFFNGEDKRFTFIGDFKGNNGTLLLSNVTLMDEGIYTCIFTLFPSGSHKTEIPLNVLVPPVTSLESNTPTVGDDEVSFATCTAAVSRPPAEVKWITGTLGEKVRVTTSPTQYANGTTTTVSSLVGVPTIEINNQSVPCVVTSAALSEEKTLPFTIQVHFPPVEVNIVKTSPNTFECEAKANPPANFTWRRSGESLSQSSVRVDGAKLHFLSWTPDLNGLYECEARNQHGKNNHKLYIEVVVVKGCCVAGWILFGLLLSLIVMWGFYKFYKSGLLQRMVESVRGHQSVPTSSNSPAHALGPVEVQD, encoded by the exons ATGGCGCACACgattctactgctgctgctgctgtttcaccaGGTTAGAGAAATAAAAG CACTCCAGGTGATTGGTGGGAACACAACTGTGGTTCAAGATGGAAAAGCTGTTCTACCCTGCATACTTATTGAAACTCAGGAGTCCCTCACTCAGATTTCATGGCAGAGGAAGACCAGAGAAAAACCTCGGAACAACAACTTCTATACTATCCTACCCACAACTGGACCACAGTTTTTCAATGGAGAGGacaaaagatttacattcattgGGGATTTCAAAGGCAACAATGGAACTCTTCTTTTATCCAACGTGACCTTGATGGATGAAGGGATCTACACGTGCATCTTCACGTTGTTCCCCAGTGGCAGTCACAAGACGGAGATACCTCTAAACGTGCTTG TGCCTCCAGTGACCAGTCTGGAGTCTAATACTCCCACTGTGGGTGATGACGAGGTGTCCTTTGCTACCTGCACTGCTGCTGTCTCCAGGCCTCCTGCAGAAGTgaagtggatcactggtactcTTGGAGAAAAAGTACGTGTGACAACCAGCCCCACCCAGTATGCCAACGGTACGACTACCACCGTCAGCTCACTGGTCGGTGTGCCTACCATAGAAATCAACAATCAATCAGTCCCGTGTGTCGTCACCAGTGCAGCCCTGTCGGAAGAAAAAACTCTGCCCTTCACCATCCAGGTCCACT TTCCCCCCGTGGAAGTGAACATCGTTAAAACATCACCAAACACATTTGAATGCGAGGCTAAAGCAAACCCTCCAGCAAATTTTACCTGGAGAAG ATCCGGCGAGTCTTTGTCTCAGTCTTCTGTCAGAGTAGATGGTGCAAAACTACACTTTTTGAGCTGGACCCCTGATCTGAATGGCCTCTATGAATGCGAAGCACGGAACcaacatggaaaaaataatcataaGCTCTATATTGAGGTTGTTGTGGTAAAAG GATGCTGCGTTGCTGGTTGGATCTTATTTGGTCTTTTGCTTTCCCTGATTGTAATGTGGGGCTTCTATAAATTCTATAAATCTGGGCTTTTACAAAG AATGGTTGAATCTGTACGTGGCCATCAGTCAGTTCCCACATCTTCCAACTCACCAGCTCACGCTCTAGGACCAGTAGAAGTACAAGACTAA
- the si:ch211-214p13.3 gene encoding nectin-3-like protein isoform X3, translating into MDEGIYTCIFTLFPSGSHKTEIPLNVLVPPVTSLESNTPTVGDDEVSFATCTAAVSRPPAEVKWITGTLGEKVRVTTSPTQYANGTTTTVSSLVGVPTIEINNQSVPCVVTSAALSEEKTLPFTIQVHFPPVEVNIVKTSPNTFECEAKANPPANFTWRRSGESLSQSSVRVDGAKLHFLSWTPDLNGLYECEARNQHGKNNHKLYIEVVVVKGCCVAGWILFGLLLSLIVMWGFYKFYKSGLLQRMVESVRGHQSVPTSSNSPAHALGPVEVQD; encoded by the exons ATGGATGAAGGGATCTACACGTGCATCTTCACGTTGTTCCCCAGTGGCAGTCACAAGACGGAGATACCTCTAAACGTGCTTG TGCCTCCAGTGACCAGTCTGGAGTCTAATACTCCCACTGTGGGTGATGACGAGGTGTCCTTTGCTACCTGCACTGCTGCTGTCTCCAGGCCTCCTGCAGAAGTgaagtggatcactggtactcTTGGAGAAAAAGTACGTGTGACAACCAGCCCCACCCAGTATGCCAACGGTACGACTACCACCGTCAGCTCACTGGTCGGTGTGCCTACCATAGAAATCAACAATCAATCAGTCCCGTGTGTCGTCACCAGTGCAGCCCTGTCGGAAGAAAAAACTCTGCCCTTCACCATCCAGGTCCACT TTCCCCCCGTGGAAGTGAACATCGTTAAAACATCACCAAACACATTTGAATGCGAGGCTAAAGCAAACCCTCCAGCAAATTTTACCTGGAGAAG ATCCGGCGAGTCTTTGTCTCAGTCTTCTGTCAGAGTAGATGGTGCAAAACTACACTTTTTGAGCTGGACCCCTGATCTGAATGGCCTCTATGAATGCGAAGCACGGAACcaacatggaaaaaataatcataaGCTCTATATTGAGGTTGTTGTGGTAAAAG GATGCTGCGTTGCTGGTTGGATCTTATTTGGTCTTTTGCTTTCCCTGATTGTAATGTGGGGCTTCTATAAATTCTATAAATCTGGGCTTTTACAAAG AATGGTTGAATCTGTACGTGGCCATCAGTCAGTTCCCACATCTTCCAACTCACCAGCTCACGCTCTAGGACCAGTAGAAGTACAAGACTAA
- the LOC111578961 gene encoding uncharacterized protein LOC111578961 isoform X1: MEDFCRHLGINGTLTLICCIFCIFLPEGKAAWETISENVGSRVTLQCSNESISTLNQLTWKMNGVTMFTFNPLGNFYVSPQATNLTLKMSESQSQLYALIIENAQLYHTGNYTCEVTSMKDGVLDQNWRLIIKESTEIWDILMIATVSSVCLLIFLIGLVILIRCNKRHTRNSRPSTSAEAQQPTEDIYENCLEIERYNRRHSQPNKPLPIQHRV, encoded by the exons ATGGAAGACTTTTGTAGACACTTGGGCATCAATGGGACCTTGACTCTGATATGTTGTATCTTCTGTATCTTCTTGCCAGAAG GTAAAGCAGCTTGGGAAACCATTTCAGAGAATGTTGGCAGCAGAGTAACCCTGCAATGTAGCAACGAGTCAATCAGCACGCTCAACCAGTTGACGTGGAAGATGAATGGAGTTACCATGTTCACTTTCAACCCTCTGGGAAACTTCTACGTCAGTCCACAAGCTACCAACCTGACCTTGAAAATGTCTGAATCACAGAGTCAGCTGTATGCGCTCATCATAGAGAACGCTCAGCTCTATCACACGGGAAACTACACTTGTGAAGTTACTTCCATGAAGGACGGAGTCTTGGATCAGAACTGGAGGCTGATAATTAAAG AAAGCACAGAAATCTGGGACATTCTGATGATAGCTACTGTTTcttctgtgtgtctcctgaTCTTTTTAATTGGTTTGGTCATTCTAATAAGATGCAACAAACGGCATACAAG AAATAGCAGGCCGTCTACCTCAGCAGAAGCG caGCAGCCAACAGAAGATATTTATGAAAACTGCCTGGAAATTGAACGATATAATCGAAGGCATAGTCAGCCTAACAAACCTTTACCTATCCAACACCGTGTGTAG
- the LOC111578961 gene encoding uncharacterized protein LOC111578961 isoform X2, giving the protein MEDFCRHLGINGTLTLICCIFCIFLPEGKAAWETISENVGSRVTLQCSNESISTLNQLTWKMNGVTMFTFNPLGNFYVSPQATNLTLKMSESQSQLYALIIENAQLYHTGNYTCEVTSMKDGVLDQNWRLIIKESTEIWDILMIATVSSVCLLIFLIGLVILIRCNKRHTRNSRPSTSAEAQPTEDIYENCLEIERYNRRHSQPNKPLPIQHRV; this is encoded by the exons ATGGAAGACTTTTGTAGACACTTGGGCATCAATGGGACCTTGACTCTGATATGTTGTATCTTCTGTATCTTCTTGCCAGAAG GTAAAGCAGCTTGGGAAACCATTTCAGAGAATGTTGGCAGCAGAGTAACCCTGCAATGTAGCAACGAGTCAATCAGCACGCTCAACCAGTTGACGTGGAAGATGAATGGAGTTACCATGTTCACTTTCAACCCTCTGGGAAACTTCTACGTCAGTCCACAAGCTACCAACCTGACCTTGAAAATGTCTGAATCACAGAGTCAGCTGTATGCGCTCATCATAGAGAACGCTCAGCTCTATCACACGGGAAACTACACTTGTGAAGTTACTTCCATGAAGGACGGAGTCTTGGATCAGAACTGGAGGCTGATAATTAAAG AAAGCACAGAAATCTGGGACATTCTGATGATAGCTACTGTTTcttctgtgtgtctcctgaTCTTTTTAATTGGTTTGGTCATTCTAATAAGATGCAACAAACGGCATACAAG AAATAGCAGGCCGTCTACCTCAGCAGAAGCG CAGCCAACAGAAGATATTTATGAAAACTGCCTGGAAATTGAACGATATAATCGAAGGCATAGTCAGCCTAACAAACCTTTACCTATCCAACACCGTGTGTAG